The Saccharopolyspora gloriosae genome window below encodes:
- a CDS encoding CPBP family intramembrane glutamic endopeptidase: protein MVIHTPANDEQRRARPGIRGLIARNPLVSFFTLAFGLSWVAWIPYVLSEQGMGLVGFRFPEVLGSPQLLALLPGAYLGPIAAAFLVTALSDGRDGVRHWVGRLFRWNVNWRWYVSLIVGVPLLLSAVSLPFSGWQVQAPPMWVLAAYLPALVFQLLTTGLAEEPGWRDFALPRIQPRFGPLLGTVILGVLWGAWHLPLFLTDWAGYPHVHWTQPVEFVLAAVVFSFVITWVFNRTGESLPLAMILHVGVNNFFSVAWTEMFPGVDPSQDSTHIQLIAWGTVGLVLIVATRGKLGYRGETTPTS, encoded by the coding sequence GTGGTCATCCACACCCCGGCGAACGACGAGCAGCGCCGCGCCCGCCCGGGCATCCGCGGCCTCATCGCGCGGAACCCGCTGGTCAGCTTCTTCACCCTCGCCTTCGGGCTCAGCTGGGTCGCGTGGATCCCCTACGTCTTGTCCGAGCAGGGCATGGGGTTGGTGGGCTTCCGCTTCCCCGAGGTCCTCGGCAGCCCGCAGCTGCTGGCGCTGCTGCCCGGCGCCTACCTCGGCCCGATCGCGGCCGCGTTCCTGGTCACGGCCCTCAGCGATGGCCGGGACGGGGTGCGCCACTGGGTGGGCAGGCTGTTCCGGTGGAACGTGAACTGGCGCTGGTACGTGTCGCTGATCGTCGGCGTGCCGCTGCTGCTGAGCGCGGTGAGCCTGCCGTTCTCCGGCTGGCAGGTCCAGGCACCGCCGATGTGGGTGCTCGCGGCGTACCTGCCCGCCCTGGTGTTCCAGCTGCTCACGACCGGTCTGGCCGAGGAGCCGGGTTGGCGGGACTTCGCGCTGCCCCGAATTCAGCCGCGGTTCGGCCCGCTGCTGGGCACCGTGATCCTCGGGGTGCTGTGGGGCGCGTGGCACCTGCCGCTGTTCCTCACCGACTGGGCCGGGTATCCGCACGTCCACTGGACGCAGCCGGTCGAGTTCGTGCTGGCGGCCGTCGTGTTCAGCTTCGTGATCACGTGGGTGTTCAACCGCACCGGCGAGAGCCTGCCGCTGGCCATGATCTTGCACGTCGGGGTGAACAACTTCTTCTCCGTGGCGTGGACGGAGATGTTCCCCGGGGTCGATCCGAGCCAGGACTCGACGCACATCCAGCTGATCGCCTGGGGAACGGTGGGCCTGGTGCTGATCGTCGCGACGCGCGGCAAGCTCGGCTACCGCGGCGAAACGACTCCGACTTCCTGA
- a CDS encoding TetR family transcriptional regulator, with amino-acid sequence MERSITSTARREQIVRAAIDTIAEVGYARASFARITERAGLSSPRMISYHFAGKDDLIRQIAHDVFDAGARYIHERTERESTATGRLRAYLQANLRFLRDHPRDLVALAEIGPHLRTGAGEPHTSSSTQEFSVRSLEEMLANGVSSGEFREFDPRAMAVLIRSAVDAAAQRLRDDPGFDFDGYTREVVDAFTRATEQD; translated from the coding sequence GTGGAACGCTCGATCACGAGCACGGCCCGGCGGGAACAGATCGTGCGGGCGGCGATCGACACGATCGCCGAAGTGGGTTACGCGCGTGCCTCGTTCGCGCGCATCACCGAACGCGCCGGGCTGAGCAGCCCGCGGATGATCTCCTACCACTTCGCCGGCAAGGACGACTTGATCCGGCAGATCGCGCACGACGTCTTCGACGCGGGCGCCCGCTACATCCACGAACGCACCGAGCGGGAGAGCACCGCCACCGGCCGGTTGCGGGCCTACCTGCAGGCCAACCTCCGCTTCCTGCGGGACCACCCGCGCGACCTGGTGGCGCTGGCGGAGATCGGGCCGCACCTGCGCACCGGGGCCGGCGAGCCGCACACCTCGTCGAGCACGCAGGAGTTCAGCGTGCGCAGCCTGGAAGAGATGCTCGCGAACGGAGTGAGCTCCGGGGAGTTCCGCGAGTTCGACCCGCGGGCGATGGCCGTGCTGATCCGCAGCGCCGTCGACGCCGCCGCCCAACGGCTGCGCGACGATCCGGGGTTCGACTTCGACGGCTACACCCGCGAAGTCGTCGACGCCTTCACCCGCGCCACCGAACAGGATTGA
- a CDS encoding sulfatase family protein, translating into MARFRSFSGSSRAPLALLLIVGAVLAGCTATRPAAQPRVPAGKPNVVMVMTDDQWLDSMRFMPNVQRILGLGGVTFDEYYASFPLCCPSRSTFLSGQLAHNNGVRHNAAPLGGYDMLDEANTLPVWMQRAGYATSHIGKYPNGYGKTDETHVPPGWDEWRGSVDPTTYDMYGYRLNENGTMRTYGDPWVQDPALYQTDVYRDKGIDFINRRSAAGEPFFLSLAFLAPHGENVHGAPTNGDFFRVGRGPRPALRHQGAFSEEQVPIDPSYGEADMSDKPRFLQEYPSIAVNTDTEITESYRLRLESLLAVDEAVQRLVDALRANGQLENTYLLFASDNGFFFGQHRVPTGKFLPHEAAAHVPLLIRGPGLAAGTHARELSTNTDLTATIADIGQAEPTLALDGRSLLPFAQDPRLRTGRPLLHEAGEGAFHTPVRPGGPGGSGAPAEDVSVGLAAGAGDLDQDGTASPGPGKPRDDHSQVLDAAYEAIRTERYLYVRYVSGAHELYDLAIDPHELASKHDDARYAEVRAFLDGRLDELQDCRGEACGDPIPPAPQPS; encoded by the coding sequence ATGGCCCGATTCCGCTCCTTTTCCGGATCGTCTCGCGCGCCGCTGGCACTGCTGCTGATCGTCGGAGCGGTGCTCGCCGGGTGCACCGCCACGCGTCCCGCCGCGCAACCGCGGGTTCCGGCGGGCAAACCGAACGTCGTCATGGTGATGACCGACGACCAGTGGCTCGACAGCATGCGGTTCATGCCGAACGTGCAGCGGATCCTCGGGCTCGGCGGGGTCACGTTCGACGAGTACTACGCGTCGTTCCCGCTGTGCTGCCCGTCCCGCTCGACTTTCCTCAGTGGACAGTTGGCGCACAACAACGGGGTGCGGCACAACGCGGCCCCGCTGGGCGGCTACGACATGCTCGACGAGGCGAACACGCTGCCCGTCTGGATGCAGCGCGCCGGCTACGCCACCTCGCACATCGGCAAGTACCCCAACGGCTACGGCAAGACCGACGAGACGCACGTGCCGCCGGGCTGGGACGAATGGCGCGGATCGGTGGACCCGACCACCTACGACATGTACGGCTACCGGCTCAACGAGAACGGGACGATGCGCACCTACGGAGACCCGTGGGTGCAGGACCCGGCGCTGTACCAGACCGACGTGTACCGGGACAAGGGGATCGACTTCATCAACCGGCGGTCCGCCGCAGGTGAGCCGTTCTTCCTCAGCTTGGCCTTCCTCGCCCCGCACGGGGAGAACGTGCACGGCGCGCCCACCAACGGCGACTTCTTCCGCGTGGGCCGCGGACCGCGTCCGGCGTTGCGGCACCAGGGCGCGTTCTCCGAGGAGCAGGTGCCGATCGACCCGTCCTACGGCGAGGCGGACATGAGCGACAAGCCGCGGTTCCTGCAGGAATACCCGTCGATCGCGGTGAACACCGATACCGAGATCACCGAGAGCTACCGGCTCCGGCTGGAGTCGCTGCTCGCGGTGGACGAGGCGGTGCAGCGGCTCGTCGACGCGCTGCGCGCGAACGGGCAGCTGGAGAACACCTATCTGCTGTTCGCCTCGGACAACGGGTTCTTCTTCGGCCAGCACCGGGTGCCGACGGGCAAGTTCCTGCCGCACGAGGCCGCCGCGCACGTGCCGTTGCTGATCCGAGGTCCGGGCCTCGCGGCGGGCACGCACGCGCGGGAGCTGAGCACGAACACCGACCTCACCGCGACCATCGCCGACATCGGGCAGGCGGAACCGACGCTCGCGCTGGACGGGCGGTCGCTGCTGCCGTTCGCGCAGGACCCGCGGCTGCGCACCGGCAGGCCGCTGCTGCACGAGGCGGGGGAGGGCGCGTTCCACACTCCGGTGCGGCCGGGCGGACCGGGCGGTTCCGGGGCGCCCGCGGAGGACGTGTCCGTCGGGCTCGCGGCGGGAGCGGGTGACCTGGACCAGGACGGCACGGCCTCGCCCGGTCCGGGCAAGCCGCGCGACGATCACAGCCAGGTGCTCGACGCGGCCTACGAGGCGATCCGCACCGAGCGCTACCTCTACGTCCGCTACGTCAGCGGGGCCCACGAGCTCTACGACCTCGCGATCGACCCGCACGAGCTGGCTTCGAAGCACGACGACGCCCGCTACGCCGAGGTGCGCGCGTTCCTCGACGGGCGCCTCGACGAGCTGCAGGATTGCCGCGGCGAAGCCTGCGGCGACCCGATCCCCCCGGCCCCGCAACCGAGCTGA
- the lysX gene encoding bifunctional lysylphosphatidylglycerol synthetase/lysine--tRNA ligase LysX, producing MSEAVDENHEDLPEQMRIRREKLDRLRENGVDPYPVGYPRTTSIGPVREEHDGLEPDVATGDRVSVTGRVMLYRTGGKLCFATIRDDSGSIQIMLALDKVGAESLDAWKAEIDLGDHVGITGEVITSKRGELSIMADEWALTSKCLRPLPEKHKGLTDPEARVRQRYVDLIVNPEARQLVQQRGKAVQALRSVLLDRDYLEVETPMLQQVHGGATARPFTTHINAYDLDLYLRIAPELYLKRLVVGGVEKVFEINRNFRNEGADSTHNPEFTMLEFYEAYGDYDTAAELTAELFRQAAKAVFGDFVVRHPEHGDIDLGGEWPSITLYGSVGEALGTEITPRTPVEALRELADAKEIAWDPSWGPGKLVEHLFEELVEHTLVVPTFVRDFPLETSPLTRQHRDDPLLTEKWDLIGFGMELGTGFSELVDPVEQRRRLTEQSLMAAGGDAEAMQLDEDFLRALEYGMPPTGGVGIGIDRMLMAFTGRGIRDTILFPMVKPN from the coding sequence GTGAGTGAAGCGGTGGACGAGAATCACGAGGACCTCCCGGAGCAGATGCGCATCCGGCGGGAGAAGCTGGACCGGCTGCGGGAGAACGGAGTCGACCCCTACCCGGTCGGCTATCCGCGCACCACCTCGATCGGTCCCGTCCGCGAGGAGCACGACGGGCTCGAACCCGACGTGGCCACCGGGGACCGCGTGTCGGTCACCGGCCGGGTGATGCTGTACCGCACCGGCGGCAAGCTGTGCTTCGCCACCATCCGCGACGACAGCGGCTCCATCCAGATCATGCTCGCGCTGGACAAGGTCGGCGCCGAGTCGCTGGACGCGTGGAAGGCCGAGATCGACCTCGGGGACCACGTCGGCATCACCGGTGAGGTGATCACCTCCAAGCGCGGCGAGCTCTCGATCATGGCCGACGAGTGGGCGCTGACCTCGAAGTGCCTGCGCCCGCTGCCGGAGAAGCACAAGGGGCTCACCGATCCCGAGGCGCGGGTGCGGCAGCGCTACGTCGACCTGATCGTCAACCCCGAGGCGCGGCAGCTGGTGCAGCAGCGCGGCAAGGCGGTGCAGGCGCTGCGCTCGGTGCTGCTCGACCGCGACTACCTCGAAGTCGAGACCCCGATGCTGCAGCAGGTGCACGGCGGCGCCACGGCCCGGCCGTTCACCACGCACATCAACGCCTACGACCTCGACCTGTACCTGCGCATCGCGCCCGAGCTGTACCTGAAGCGGCTCGTCGTCGGCGGCGTGGAGAAGGTCTTCGAGATCAATCGCAACTTCCGCAACGAGGGCGCGGACTCCACGCACAACCCCGAGTTCACGATGCTGGAGTTCTACGAGGCCTACGGCGACTACGACACGGCCGCCGAGCTCACCGCAGAACTCTTCCGGCAGGCCGCCAAGGCCGTGTTCGGCGACTTCGTGGTGCGCCACCCCGAGCACGGGGACATCGACCTGGGCGGCGAGTGGCCGTCGATCACGCTCTACGGCTCCGTCGGCGAAGCGCTCGGCACCGAGATCACCCCGCGCACGCCCGTCGAGGCGCTGCGCGAGCTGGCCGACGCGAAGGAGATCGCGTGGGACCCGTCGTGGGGTCCGGGCAAGCTGGTGGAGCACCTGTTCGAGGAGCTCGTCGAGCACACGCTGGTGGTTCCCACGTTCGTCCGGGACTTCCCGCTGGAGACGAGCCCGCTCACCCGGCAGCACCGGGACGATCCGCTGCTGACCGAAAAGTGGGACCTGATCGGGTTCGGCATGGAGCTCGGCACCGGGTTCTCCGAGCTCGTCGACCCGGTGGAGCAGCGGCGCAGGCTCACCGAGCAGTCGCTGATGGCCGCGGGCGGCGACGCCGAGGCCATGCAGCTCGACGAGGACTTCCTGCGCGCCCTCGAATACGGCATGCCGCCCACCGGCGGTGTGGGCATCGGGATCGACCGGATGCTGATGGCGTTCACCGGCAGGGGCATCCGGGACACCATCCTGTTCCCGATGGTCAAGCCGAACTGA
- a CDS encoding ABC transporter permease: protein MFVATRDLRFAKGRFALMGTVIILMTLLVGLLSGLTAGLGRESTSAITDLPADHVVFSAPSEGQEPTFTESEVDQQQWRQWRDVPGVHGADPLGIATAKAQSGTNSTALATFGVERGSALVPEGGNVGPGEVVLSEGAADDLNVGSGDSITVSGQDMRVTAVSGDASYSHNPVVWTSLADWQRLSPGTEQKATVIALNSDDGADLATADAQLRTSTTTTSGALSAISSYSSENGSLQLMQAFLFAISALVIGAFFTVWTIQRSGDIAVLKALGATTRYLLRDALGQAVVLLVGGTAIGTGIAAAIGAVAVGTVPFVLEVGTVLLPAAVMIVLGALGAALSVRRITAVDPLTALSTR from the coding sequence GTGTTCGTCGCCACCAGAGATCTCCGGTTCGCGAAGGGGCGGTTCGCCCTGATGGGGACCGTCATCATCCTGATGACCCTGCTCGTCGGACTGCTGTCCGGCCTCACCGCGGGCCTGGGCCGGGAGAGCACCTCGGCCATCACCGACCTGCCCGCCGACCACGTGGTGTTCTCCGCGCCGTCGGAAGGCCAGGAGCCGACCTTCACCGAGTCCGAAGTGGACCAGCAGCAGTGGCGCCAGTGGCGCGACGTGCCCGGCGTGCACGGCGCGGACCCGCTGGGCATCGCCACCGCCAAGGCGCAGTCCGGCACGAACAGCACCGCCCTGGCCACCTTCGGCGTCGAGCGGGGTTCCGCCCTGGTGCCCGAAGGCGGGAACGTCGGCCCCGGCGAGGTCGTGCTCTCCGAAGGAGCGGCCGACGACCTCAACGTCGGCAGCGGGGACTCCATCACCGTGTCCGGGCAGGACATGCGCGTGACCGCCGTGTCCGGCGACGCCTCCTACAGCCACAACCCCGTCGTGTGGACGAGCCTCGCCGACTGGCAGCGGCTCTCGCCCGGAACCGAGCAGAAGGCGACCGTGATCGCGCTCAACAGCGACGACGGCGCCGACCTCGCCACGGCCGACGCGCAGCTGCGCACCAGCACCACCACCACGTCCGGCGCGCTGTCGGCGATCAGCTCGTACAGCTCGGAGAACGGGTCGCTGCAACTGATGCAGGCCTTCCTGTTCGCGATCTCCGCGCTGGTCATCGGCGCCTTCTTCACCGTGTGGACCATCCAGCGCAGCGGGGACATCGCGGTGCTCAAGGCCCTCGGCGCCACCACCCGCTACCTGCTGCGCGACGCCCTCGGACAAGCCGTCGTGCTGCTCGTCGGCGGCACCGCCATCGGCACCGGCATCGCCGCCGCGATCGGCGCGGTCGCCGTGGGCACCGTCCCGTTCGTGCTGGAAGTCGGCACCGTGCTGCTGCCCGCCGCCGTGATGATCGTGCTCGGCGCGCTCGGCGCGGCGCTGTCGGTCCGGCGTATCACCGCGGTCGATCCGCTGACCGCCCTGTCCACCCGCTGA
- a CDS encoding SAM-dependent methyltransferase, with product MTDDQLPAPASSRPVPPEVDTSVPSVARIYDYAVGGKDNFRVDREATHAMLDGVPDIVATARANRAFLGRGVRYLAREAGIRQFIDFGSGLPTQLNVHQVAQRENPEGRVVYVDNDPVVLAHGRALLSEDQRTTVIQADMARPGAVLEDPATRRLIDFDEPVAVLYVSVLHCLPDEARPDRAVAAMLDTVPRGSHLMMSHLVSDDAGAADFLTRFMTEQTTWGRVRSEAEVTAYFDGLDVVAPGLVDITRWRPDAEQRPVDSPFDHEIPSRPELEGKIWEFGGIARKP from the coding sequence ATGACCGACGATCAGCTCCCCGCCCCGGCGAGCTCCCGCCCGGTGCCGCCCGAGGTGGACACCTCGGTGCCCAGCGTGGCCCGGATCTACGACTACGCGGTCGGCGGCAAGGACAACTTCCGCGTCGACCGCGAGGCGACGCACGCGATGCTCGACGGCGTGCCGGACATCGTCGCCACGGCGCGCGCCAACCGGGCCTTCCTCGGCCGCGGGGTCCGGTACCTGGCCCGCGAGGCGGGGATCCGGCAGTTCATCGACTTCGGCAGCGGCCTGCCCACGCAGCTCAACGTGCACCAGGTGGCGCAGCGGGAGAACCCGGAAGGCCGGGTCGTCTACGTCGACAACGATCCCGTGGTGCTCGCGCACGGCCGGGCGCTGCTGTCGGAGGACCAGCGGACCACGGTCATCCAGGCCGACATGGCGCGGCCCGGCGCGGTGCTGGAAGACCCGGCGACGCGGCGGCTCATCGACTTCGACGAACCGGTGGCGGTGCTCTACGTGTCGGTGCTGCACTGCCTGCCCGACGAGGCGCGACCGGACCGGGCCGTCGCCGCCATGCTCGACACGGTCCCCCGCGGCAGCCACCTGATGATGTCGCACCTGGTCAGCGACGACGCGGGCGCCGCCGACTTCCTCACCCGCTTCATGACGGAGCAGACCACGTGGGGCCGCGTCCGCAGCGAGGCGGAGGTCACCGCCTACTTCGACGGGCTCGACGTCGTGGCGCCCGGACTGGTCGACATCACGCGGTGGCGGCCCGACGCCGAGCAGCGGCCGGTGGACTCGCCGTTCGACCACGAGATCCCGTCCCGCCCGGAGCTGGAGGGAAAGATCTGGGAATTCGGCGGCATCGCCCGGAAGCCTTGA
- a CDS encoding response regulator: MRVVIAEDNALLREGIGLLLRSAGHEIVGTATSGPEIVPTLLEHRPDIAVLDVRMPPDYRDEGLRAAIAIREHLPRLPVLVLSQYVERAYAAELLGSGASGIGYLLKDRVGRVEEFLDALDRVAAGGTALDPDVVSQLMNRRSPLDVLTAREREVLHLMAQGHDNLTIAASLVVTERAVTKHIGNIFRKLGLPAGDTGHRRVLAVLTYVNA, encoded by the coding sequence GTGCGCGTAGTGATCGCCGAGGACAACGCGCTGCTGCGCGAAGGCATCGGCCTGCTGCTGAGATCAGCGGGCCACGAGATCGTCGGCACCGCCACCAGCGGCCCCGAGATCGTGCCGACCCTGCTCGAACACCGCCCCGACATCGCCGTGCTCGACGTGCGGATGCCGCCCGACTACCGGGACGAGGGCCTGCGCGCGGCCATCGCGATCCGCGAACACCTGCCCCGGCTCCCCGTGCTGGTGCTCTCGCAGTACGTGGAGCGCGCCTACGCCGCCGAACTGCTCGGCTCCGGCGCGAGCGGCATCGGCTACCTGCTCAAAGACCGGGTGGGCCGCGTCGAGGAGTTCCTCGACGCGCTCGACCGGGTCGCCGCCGGCGGCACCGCGCTCGACCCGGACGTGGTCTCGCAGCTGATGAACCGGCGCTCCCCGCTGGACGTGCTCACCGCCCGCGAACGCGAAGTGCTGCACCTGATGGCGCAAGGCCACGACAACCTCACCATCGCCGCCTCGCTGGTCGTGACCGAGCGGGCGGTGACGAAGCACATCGGCAACATCTTCCGCAAACTCGGCCTCCCCGCAGGCGACACCGGCCACCGGCGAGTCCTAGCGGTCCTGACCTACGTGAACGCCTGA
- a CDS encoding DUF2871 domain-containing protein: MRKSYFAAVIYTVLGLLAGVYFRELTKAQEFVGDTQLSVLHTHLLVLGTLVFLLVLLFERVAGLSRSRWFGWFFWTYNAGMLITVGGMAVNGTMTVLGEPTGAALAGISGLGHTLLTIGLVSLFTAIHRTLPAPQHPQRR, from the coding sequence ATGAGGAAGAGCTACTTCGCCGCGGTGATCTACACGGTGCTCGGCCTGCTGGCCGGGGTGTACTTCCGCGAGCTGACCAAAGCGCAGGAATTCGTCGGTGACACGCAGCTCTCGGTGCTGCACACCCACCTGCTCGTGCTCGGCACGCTGGTGTTCCTGCTGGTGCTGCTGTTCGAGCGGGTCGCCGGGCTGTCCCGCAGCAGGTGGTTCGGCTGGTTCTTCTGGACCTACAACGCCGGGATGCTGATCACCGTCGGCGGCATGGCGGTCAACGGCACCATGACCGTGCTCGGCGAGCCGACCGGCGCCGCGCTCGCCGGCATCTCGGGGCTCGGCCACACCCTGCTGACCATCGGCCTGGTGTCCCTGTTCACGGCGATCCACCGCACCCTGCCGGCACCGCAGCACCCCCAACGGCGCTGA
- a CDS encoding sensor histidine kinase: MTTAITRSGRATAVLLDGLRTALPAAFGATLVPLLLLLLPLAPEVVRPVRALADLERERVGRVLGHRIPAPYQVPRGGWWRRFRIVARDPATWRDLVWLVSYGALSGLVAVFVIALPPAVGYSLTMPAWWWLLPPGAVTAFVEVRSWPQALTLPFLQAACYAALYLWGLPPAVRGLTLLSGSLLRPTDRARLAARVERLTETRTDAVESHGAELRRIERDLHDGVQAQLVAVSVRLGLAERAFTADPDAARAMLREAREGIEDSLGGLRGLIRGIYPPILADRGLGGAVHALADGRSIPVAVRLPEVLARPPAPVEAAAYFVVAESLTNMTKHSTARHAEVTIDEDGDSLRVVIRDDGRGGADPDGGTGLLGIRRRVAALDGTARIDSPAGGGTTIEVRLPCA, from the coding sequence ATGACAACGGCGATCACGCGCAGCGGGCGGGCCACCGCGGTACTGCTCGACGGACTGCGCACGGCGCTGCCCGCGGCGTTCGGCGCCACGCTGGTGCCGTTGCTGCTGCTCCTGCTGCCGCTGGCCCCGGAAGTCGTGCGACCGGTGCGCGCACTGGCCGACCTGGAACGCGAGCGGGTCGGCAGGGTGCTCGGACACCGGATCCCGGCGCCGTACCAGGTGCCGCGAGGCGGGTGGTGGCGCCGATTCCGGATCGTGGCGCGCGATCCGGCGACGTGGCGGGACCTGGTGTGGCTGGTCTCCTACGGGGCGCTCAGCGGCCTCGTCGCCGTGTTCGTGATCGCGCTGCCGCCCGCCGTCGGGTACAGCCTGACGATGCCCGCGTGGTGGTGGCTGCTGCCGCCGGGCGCGGTCACCGCGTTCGTCGAAGTGCGCAGCTGGCCGCAGGCCTTGACGCTGCCGTTCCTGCAGGCCGCCTGCTACGCGGCCCTGTACCTCTGGGGCCTGCCGCCCGCGGTGCGCGGCCTCACCCTGCTGTCCGGCTCGTTGCTGCGCCCAACCGACCGGGCCCGGCTCGCCGCCCGGGTCGAACGGCTCACCGAGACGCGCACCGACGCAGTCGAATCGCACGGCGCCGAACTGCGCCGCATCGAACGCGACCTGCACGACGGCGTCCAAGCCCAGCTGGTCGCCGTCTCCGTCCGGCTCGGCCTGGCCGAGCGTGCCTTCACCGCCGACCCGGACGCCGCCCGCGCGATGCTGCGGGAAGCTCGGGAGGGCATCGAGGATTCGCTGGGCGGGCTGCGCGGGCTCATCCGCGGCATCTACCCGCCGATCCTCGCCGACCGCGGCCTCGGCGGCGCCGTGCACGCGCTCGCCGACGGCCGCAGCATCCCGGTGGCGGTCCGGCTGCCCGAGGTGCTGGCGCGGCCACCGGCACCGGTCGAAGCCGCCGCGTACTTCGTCGTCGCCGAATCGCTCACCAACATGACCAAGCACAGCACCGCCCGGCACGCCGAAGTGACCATCGACGAGGACGGCGACAGCCTGCGCGTCGTCATCCGCGACGACGGCCGCGGCGGCGCCGACCCGGACGGCGGCACCGGCCTGCTCGGCATCCGCCGCCGAGTGGCCGCGCTCGACGGCACCGCCCGCATCGACAGCCCGGCGGGCGGCGGAACCACGATCGAGGTGCGGCTGCCGTGCGCGTAG
- a CDS encoding VC0807 family protein yields MRRRPWIGLLTGAMLYEFIGPLIVFYGARALGVDQLVALLLGSALSLAGAVQQIRVERRLSGVTIFVLATMLLTVGMSFVAGSPRVLLVRDAWGTAALGLWLLITLFLRRPFLYEGTRLVSDREQREAWAASWASSAPLRRLLRAGTAICGCAFLVDAALRVLMAIYLPIDVVPLLDDVLLVVTLLALVVALRKGGRAYLRGRGLRLDGPELVPHPPA; encoded by the coding sequence ATGCGACGACGACCGTGGATCGGGTTGCTGACCGGCGCGATGCTGTACGAGTTCATCGGGCCGCTGATCGTCTTCTACGGAGCCCGCGCGCTCGGTGTCGACCAGCTGGTGGCGCTGCTGCTCGGCTCCGCGTTGTCGCTGGCGGGGGCCGTGCAGCAGATCCGCGTCGAGCGGCGGCTCAGCGGAGTGACGATCTTCGTGCTCGCCACGATGCTGCTGACGGTGGGGATGTCGTTCGTGGCGGGCAGCCCCCGGGTGCTGCTGGTTCGCGACGCCTGGGGCACGGCCGCGCTCGGGCTGTGGTTGCTGATCACGTTGTTCCTCCGGCGGCCGTTCCTCTACGAAGGCACCCGGCTCGTGTCCGATCGCGAACAGCGCGAGGCCTGGGCGGCGAGCTGGGCGAGTTCCGCTCCGCTGCGGCGGTTGCTGCGGGCGGGCACCGCGATCTGCGGATGCGCGTTCCTCGTCGACGCCGCGCTGCGGGTGCTGATGGCGATCTACCTGCCGATCGACGTGGTGCCGCTGCTGGACGACGTGCTGCTGGTGGTCACATTGCTGGCGCTGGTCGTAGCGCTGCGGAAGGGCGGGCGTGCCTACCTGCGCGGGCGCGGGCTCCGGCTCGACGGCCCGGAACTCGTCCCGCATCCGCCGGCATGA
- a CDS encoding ABC transporter ATP-binding protein, whose translation MSLQLRDITLTYPDGDSRLTAVDHADLDVPAGSVTAVIGPSGSGKSSLLAVAAALVTPDSGRVVVDGTTVTGMNQAQMTAVRREKIGIIFQQPNLIASLTAAEQLQVMAHLDGRSARDARDRAVELLDAVGLSDKKDRRPHQLSGGQRQRINIARALMNDPAVLLVDEPTSALDHERGAAVIDLITTLTHRRATATVLVTHDTTHLSGVDQVAEVLDGRVRVPAAN comes from the coding sequence ATGAGTTTGCAGTTGCGCGACATCACCCTCACCTACCCCGACGGCGATTCCCGGCTCACCGCCGTGGACCACGCCGACCTGGACGTGCCCGCCGGTTCGGTGACCGCCGTGATCGGTCCGTCCGGTTCGGGCAAGTCCAGCCTGCTCGCCGTCGCCGCCGCGCTCGTCACCCCCGACTCCGGCCGGGTCGTCGTGGACGGCACCACCGTCACCGGCATGAACCAGGCGCAGATGACCGCGGTGCGGCGGGAGAAGATCGGCATCATCTTCCAGCAGCCGAACCTCATCGCGTCGCTGACCGCGGCCGAGCAGTTGCAGGTCATGGCGCACCTCGACGGGCGCTCGGCGCGGGACGCGCGGGACCGCGCGGTGGAACTGCTGGACGCGGTGGGCCTGTCCGACAAGAAGGACCGCAGGCCGCACCAGCTCTCCGGTGGGCAGCGGCAGCGCATCAACATCGCCCGCGCGCTCATGAACGACCCGGCGGTGCTGCTCGTCGACGAGCCGACCAGCGCGCTCGACCACGAACGCGGAGCCGCCGTGATCGACCTGATCACCACGCTGACCCACCGCCGCGCCACCGCGACCGTGCTGGTCACCCACGACACCACCCACCTCAGCGGGGTGGACCAGGTCGCCGAGGTCCTCGACGGCCGGGTCCGCGTCCCCGCGGCGAACTGA